The genome window TTCAGGCAACCATCTCGCTCATGGAAGAGGTGCGCTATGCCGACCTCTTTTCCTTCATCTACTCGCCGCGACCCGAAACGGCCGCTGCCGGTATCCGGGATACGGTGAGCCGGAAGGAGAAGCAGTCGCGCCTTGACCGGCTCCAGTCGCTCCAGCAGCAGATGAAGCGCGAACGCAACATCAGTTTTGTCGGCTCACGCCAACTGGTCCTGGTGGAGGGGGTGAGCAAGCGGGGCGATCAGCTCTATGGCCGCATCGACGGTAACCGGATCGTCAACTTCGCGGCCGGTCCGGCGCTCATCGGAACCATGGCAGAGGTAACCATCACCCAGGACTACCAGAATTCGCTCCTGGGCGAGATCGTCACCGATAATGGGGGCGCACGGTAATGCACATCGTTATGACCATCCACGGCTTTGCCCTCGATTCCATCGCCCAGATGCCGGTGGTGCTCCTGAAGGATGAACGCGGCGAAGCAACGCTGCCCATCTGGATCAACGGCACCGACACCCTCTATATCGTGGCGGAGTTGATCAGGCGGGACGCCTCTTCCTCGGGGGAGCGCAAGGACCTGCTCACGGCACTGCTCGACCATCTGGGGGCCGAGGTGCTCGATATCGCCATTGACGGCGGCAAGGACGGCAAGTTCATCTGCTCTGTCCGGCTCATGGTGGGGGCAGAGGAACTGCGCCTGCCGGTCCGCATTTCCGAGGCCATTGTCCTCGCCCTCAAGCATGCCCTGCCGGTCATGGTTCCCCGCCATCTGATGGAGGAGACCACCGCCCCGGCCGGCGCCATGGGCGACCGCTTCACGGAGGCCGACGAGCGCCGCTTCGTCGATTTTCTCGAAGGCCTCGATCCCGCTGATCTCGGCAAGTATCCCATGTGACATCCGGGCAACGGCCGGCCGGCCCGTGCCCCTGACCCGCTTCTGTGGAGGATTTTCATGCGTCCGGAATCCCTGGAATTTTTCAAAACACTTGTGGAGGCCCCCAGCCCTTCCGGCTACGAACAGCCGGCTCAACGGGTGTTTCGCGACTACATAGCCCCCTTTGCGCAGGTGAAGACCGATGTCATGGGCAACGTGATCGGTCTCATTCGCGGCGGCGGGGATAACCTGCCGCGGGTGATGGTGGTCGGCCACTCGGACGAGATAGGCTTTCAGGTCAAGTACATCGATGACAACGGTTTCATCTATTTTGCGCCGATCGGCGGGGTGGACGCCCACCTGACGCCGGGGAAGCGGGTTCGCATCCATACGGCCAAAGGCGAGGTGGCCGGCGTCATCGGCAAGAAGCCGATCCATTTGATGGATGAGGAGGACCGGCGGAAGGTGGTTCGCCTCGACGCCCAGTACATCGACATCGGCGCCGCCGACAAGAAGGAGGCCCTGGAGTACGTGCGCGTGGGCGACCCGGTCACCTTTGCCGCCGGCTTCGAACGCCTGCTGGGCGACCGGGTCGCCTGCCGGGCCTTCGACGACAAGGCCGGCAGCTTCGTGGTGGCCGAGGTGCTCCGGGCCGTGGCCGAATCGGGGGTGAAGCTGCCGGTTGATCTGTACGGCGTCTCGTCGGTGCAGGAAGAGATCGGGCTGCGCGGCGGCGCCACCAGCGCCTACAGCGTCAATCCCCACGTGGGCATCTGTGTGGAAGTGGACTTTGCCACTGATCAGCCCGACGTGGAGAAGAAGCACAACGGCGAGGTCAAGCTCGGCAAGGGGCCGATCCTGCCCCGGGGGGCCAATATCAATCCGCCTCTCTTTGATCTGCTCTCCTCAACGGCGGAACGCGAGGCTATCGCTGTCCAGTACACGGGCATCCCCCGGGCCTCCGGCACCGACGCCAACGTCATGCAGATCTCCCGCGGCGGCGTTGCCACCGCTCTGGTCAAGCTGCCGCTCCGCTACATGCATACGCCGGTGGAGGTCATCTCCCTCTCCGACCTGGAACAGGCGGTGAGGCTGATCGTGGCGGCGTTACCGGGTATGGCGGGTGACTTCACGCCCCTCTGACCGCGCATCGGGGCCGGGGACCGTATACGGAGCGTGTTCTCCGGTCCCGGTTTTTCCCCTT of Geobacter anodireducens contains these proteins:
- a CDS encoding hydrolase; amino-acid sequence: MRPESLEFFKTLVEAPSPSGYEQPAQRVFRDYIAPFAQVKTDVMGNVIGLIRGGGDNLPRVMVVGHSDEIGFQVKYIDDNGFIYFAPIGGVDAHLTPGKRVRIHTAKGEVAGVIGKKPIHLMDEEDRRKVVRLDAQYIDIGAADKKEALEYVRVGDPVTFAAGFERLLGDRVACRAFDDKAGSFVVAEVLRAVAESGVKLPVDLYGVSSVQEEIGLRGGATSAYSVNPHVGICVEVDFATDQPDVEKKHNGEVKLGKGPILPRGANINPPLFDLLSSTAEREAIAVQYTGIPRASGTDANVMQISRGGVATALVKLPLRYMHTPVEVISLSDLEQAVRLIVAALPGMAGDFTPL